The sequence below is a genomic window from Harmonia axyridis chromosome 1, icHarAxyr1.1, whole genome shotgun sequence.
CAGCTGATGTAATATTTAGTTAGGGTGCTACCTCCACCAGTAACTATTGACCGGTAGTACACTGTCGACAAGGTGAATTCATCACTAAGTAAAATATTGTTGACAATTCACCTAAAATTTGATGCTGTTTTATGTTTGAAGAAAATTGACAGTGAAATTGTCAACACCATTTTACTTGGAGCTGAATTTGCCACCAGTGACCGGTAGTACACTGTCGACAAGGTAAATTCATCACTAAGTAAAATATTATTGACAATTCACCTAAAATTTGATGCTGTTTGATGTTTGAAGAAAATTGATGGTGAAATTGTCAACACTATTTTACTTGGAGCTGAATTTGCCACCAGTGACCGGTAGTACACTGTCGACAAGGTAAATTCATCACTAAGTAAAATATTATTGACAATTCACCTAAAATTTGATGCTGTTTGATGTTTGAAGAAAATTGATGGTGAAATTGTCAACACTATTTTACTTGGAGCTGAATTTGCCACCAGTGACCGGTAGTACACTGTCGACAAGGTAAATTCATCACTAAGTAAAATATTATTGACAATTCACCTAAAATTTGATGCTGTTTGATGTTTGAAGAAAATTGATGGTGAAATTGTCAACACTATTTTACTTGGAGCTGAATTTGCCACCAGTGACCGGTAGTACACTGTCGACAAGGTAAATTCATCACTAAGTAAAATATTATTGACAATTCACCTAAAATTTGATGCTGTTTGATGTTTGAAGAAAATTGATGGTGAAATTGTCAACACTATTTTACTTGGAGCTGAATTTGCCACCAGTGACCGGTAGTACACTGTCGACAAGGTAAATTCATCACTAAGTAAAATATTATTGACAATTCACCTAAAATTTGATGCTGTTTGATGTTTGAAGAAAATTGATGGTGAAATTGTCAACACTATTTTACTTGGAGCTGAATTTGCCACCAGTGACCGGTAGTACACTGTCGACAAGGTAAATTCATCACTAAGTAAAATAATGTTGACAATTCACCTAAAATTTGATGCTATTTTATGTTTGAAGAAAATTGACAGTGAAATTGTCAACACTATTTCACTTGGAGCTGAATTTGCCATGCTCTTGTCGACTGGTTACTACCGGTTACTAATAAGTTGTTAGTTAGTAACTTACAGTTTCCGACAATactaattaaaaaatttctgttgGCAAGACTGTGTCTACTTCCGATTTTCAAGTAGAATTATCAAATTATTTCGTTTTCACATGAAAATTGCTACTTCCATGAAAATTTTAGTCAAattataaacatataattttccACTCAACTTAAAACTCATTTAAATATCTATCCAAAACAGGCATACCAACTCGCCAAATAATTATAAATTCTTCGGAATTCATAACCTTTTTGTCCAGTGTGGTATATCAGTTTGCTCAATATTGTTAGTTGTAATCTGAAAATGCATAAAGCAATATATTTTCCTGATGGAAGTGATTGTGGAGAATTCTAGTTAACCATGTCCCAAAATTTTGTTCTTATCTTGAACGAAAATTGATTATGAACGAATTGTAAAGCTTTTTCAACCAATGTCAGTAATTATTTTGAGGTTATACCAACAACAGGTAAGATAgaggatttttcaaaaatgtgaatTTAAGTCCGAAAATACTAAGTGTTTTTTCTAGTCTacttgttttaatttattacaCCCCTCATCTATTGATTGGTGTATTGTTACTGAGGATCCTATGTTTTATTTACCGGTAATTCAACTTAGACAATTGATTTTATTGTACTGCTttgatttaaaatatatttgagAAATTTAACTTGAGTTTTTCTTATTCCACCGACAAAAAAATGATCCAAATGTCGTATGACCAAATTTATGGATTATAGGTTTACAAAGTTGAATATACAGaaagaatagttattcataaaacaagtgcagaaggcattgatattcccgagtttaaatttcaaaaacacGACATTGAGTttcgaatgaacgagtgttagaataagccttctggatgagtattatacattttttttttgtaattcactgaatctttattgaaattaatagagTAGTTCTATagatatcgtttagtgatttttgcattgaaaaatgttggttggcagaactgatttctttatcacacatttgacagataataaatccgtgacaggagagtttCGAGTACCTACCAGTGGCGACGTCGGGGGGGGGggctaaaatttgacatactaaggctaaaacaTTAGCAGAACTTTATTTTGACCACTTCTGTTTTTGAAAGTTGACATCGCCACtggtaccaacatataataatgaaatatgagCATAAAATCTgcgtgaaactgagatattcttCAAGGTAtagcagaatgaacggatttgccacataattagagaaaatataaataCCAAGTCATTCAGCTCGAAGAAATCAAGAGTGGAGTTACAATGGATAAAACAAAgaatttaatttacatttttataGTTAATGGAATTTCGCGTGCTAAAACgattaaaatattatataattcattgaaaaagaCCACGATTTATTGCCAAAAACTCAAGAAATCTGATCGAACAACCACCGTATTCCCCTGATATGACTCCTGccgatattttcttatttacaaaaccaaaatttcaaacaatagaAGAATTGTACTGAAGTCAATTCTAAATGATTTTGAGAAAAGTTTTCGTTGGTGTAAGTTTGTTAGTTTTAAAAGAAGTATCTTTGAAAGTGATGCAATATTATGTTTGTATGAATAAATAGGTACGTTTTCTGAAATCGCGTATGTGATACAAATCTTTTTTTGGAAGACCCGCGTACTTGGCTATATTCTTGCTTGTATGGAAGAACTTTCTATTCGTTATCAGTGAAAACTCAATATTCTGGTACgtcttattcaaatttttgtactttctcTTGATTTGGAACCAAATATTTggtaatatacatattttacaGTCAGTGAACACTAGTAAAATGAATCAATTGAGCTCATTACTTGAGTATTTCTCTATCTGGTAAATTATAGTAATTATGCAATACAACTTTCGTCTCTCATTAAGCTGGGTCGATATCTGTAAAGTTTTCaagtttattcaatttttgttgaataaaacatttttaGCCTAAATCAttctttgtaattttttcacttagaattttttttgttggtttatGTGCCTAAATTTGAAGTGGCAGTATATATAAAAACacttgaattttcaatcaaatttttccatgaaattttcagatGAATTCCCCAATATCCGTAATCTAATCTTAAACAATCACCTATTTATCCAGTTCTGAAAACGGCTATTgtctttattgaaaaatgtgggtGTTACtgataatttgtgaatttttcctGGTCGGTAAGTAAATTATGGCTATACCGATAGTAAAACCTTTGGATTAGTCAAAAATAGAATGTAACTTTTCCTCtataacatttttcaaaaaaaaaaaaaaaaatccacaaAGCATCTCTTGGAGatcaaatattaattaaattaaatcagGTACAGAAGCCAATTAATCCCCCAAATAATTaactcaattcaattattttgaatagTGGTTTAATTCATGtgcaaaaaaaatgatatttttattttacgaTAAACAaaacattaatgaaattttcaaggagatCAGAATCACTCGACTCCTAAAGATCAATAATTATTGTCCATTACTCTTCATCTTTATTTTGAAGGTCTTTAACTAAAGGACCATTGATGTCTTACGTAATCTTTATCCAAAAGTGTGTCGTGGTAAACTTagatacattttttgttttgtttcagcaTTCGCTAAGGCAGATACCTCCTGTCTGCTTAGAGATTATGGTGATAATAAAAGAGTTTGCGTTTGCAATTCCGAACATTGCgattattattttgttgataTTACACCGGATAAAGTGGACGTAGTAACCTCAACCCAAGATGGAGCGAGATATAGGAAAACGGTTCAAGAATTTGAAACCTCAGCAAGTAGCTCAAACCTCATAATAATCAATAGAAATAACACATATCAGAGTATCAATGGATTTGGAGGAGCCTTGACAGATTCTGCTGGTATCAACATCATGTCTTTACCCCCAAGAGCCGCTGATCATTTGATGAGGTACCTACTgatatttatttgtttctttAATTTAACTGCAGCTCTGCTAGCCTgctgggaactgcgaccaagttGATCTTTTATTCTTAACCCTACTTATTCATACAAACCAAGGGAGGCCGTTGATGGTGTTaatgaaaccgacgacatctttaggagccttggctattacttcatgagtatccagaactgacttttccatatgagtggttcttagaaAAGTCAGCTCCgggcatttgcacactatgtgttcggctgtttctacctcctttccacagagtctgcagatcccatctgctgacttacccatgcagtacaaaaggtatttgacattgtcctgtcagcagtcccaccattactcgAAGCACAGCTCGTgatagcttcaagagctttcttatcggtgaaagcaccacaaatttctttgccttagcaagacccggagtgttcctccagagggttttcctatttccctctcccattgttggacagctgtcttgtattggtattttccaagcccacagaagggctcgggaccaacaggtgtcaaccttgatgcccttttcgcaagttcatcggctttttcatttccttcagtaCCACAATACCCTGTGGTACCCATCGTAaagttactttattgcctctggctatcagttgctttatggtattacggcactcccatgtcagtagGAACCCCTGGGTATATGATTTCAGGGAcctcagcgtggcctggctTTCACTTTGATCGGTTGGCTAGAAAGCTGGATTTAAGAACTGCGACCAATTGATTTTCAGTCCTATATCTCGCTTAAAAATCTGATCAAAACTTTCATGGAAGCCTTTACTTTAAATGCATCAGGAAGTGTGCTTCTTAGACTGACCAATTTTGGTCATTTGCATAGTATATATTCAGCTGTTTCCATGTCAGATTTGCAGGGTCTGCAAATTTCATCTGCCATCAAGCCCATGTGATAAGGAGATATTTGAACCAGCAGTAGAAAGTGCCAGAGTATTTCTTCAGAGGGATCTTTTATTCAGCTGTTTCCATGTCAGATTTGCAGGGTCTGCAAATTTTAATCTGCCATCAAGCCCATGTGATAAGGAGATATTTGAACCAGCAGTAGAAAGTGCCAGAGTATTTCTTCAGAGGGATCTTTTATTCCTGTGTTTCCATTTCTGATCTCCTGCACTTAACTATTATTTTCCAAGGCCACAAAAGGATTCAGGCCCAATGGGTGTTACCCTTTATGCTTTTCTCGGCAATACCAATATGTCACCCATAGCAGGCACTCTCTTGCCTCTAGccatgattaaatggcataacctatcGAACAccaatgacataagaaatgtcaacaaATAATACACAGctttgccattataaccattttaccattcttattggaaaaccctttaaatgtatttaataatatgaATCTCGAATGAAAGAATCACCAACATCTTCCAAACCTTTTTAGGTCCTATTTCACAGGAATGGGATCAATGTACAGCATTTGTAGAGTTCCAATGGGTGGAACAGACTTTTCGACCCACGGTTACTCATATAACGATGGTTCCGAAGACAAAGACTTGGCCAACTTCAAATTGGCTGAGGAAGATTTCAAGTACAAGGTGAGTATGCCAAAGAGTTCACTTCAGCAATTGGAGTGCTCTAGCACATGCTTCTTGATTGCGCTGGTGGACTAATACCAGTAGACCCTTGCCCAAATTTAAACGTACCTCAAGGTATTACTCAGCTTGTTGCATGGTTTTGTAGATACCTCTCATGAGAATCGCACGTAATCTGAGCATGTACCAAACACAACTCAAGTTCTTCACATCCACTTGGGTAGCTCCAAAGTGGATGAAGGATAACGGAAGATATGAAGGAGGCTCCCTCAAAAACGAGCATTACCAAACATGGGccaaatatttcttgaaatttctggAGGAGTACAAGAAACAAGGATTCGATTTCTGGGGTATTACTACTGGAAATGAACCGTTATTATCGAAATTGACGGCAGTCACCAAAATACCATCTGTTGGTTGGAATTCAAGCACTGCTGTAAGTTACACAAACAATACTGACCTATAAATCCTGAACAAACATGATTTTTTACAGAGTGTTTGGATAAAGGATCATTTAGCACCCACTCTCAGATCCTCTAAGTTTTCTGATATCAAACTGATGGCTATAGATGATCAGAGAGTATTCTTTTCTGATTACTTGACCAATGTAAGCgaattcaatgttttttcttcaaatacttgtatcattttttttaacAGTTGATGCAGAATGAGACGACAAGGAATTATGTTGACGGTTTTGCTGTCCACTGGTATTTAAATTCGTTTATTTCTCCTGAAGTTTTAACTGGAGCACATCAAAGATTTCCAGATAAATTCTTATTGTCTACGGAAGCCAGTAGTGGTAGGTATACATTTGACGCTTTTGTCAAAAAGTAAAAAGGAATGTTCTACTTTTCCAATCAGTATCCTAGCCACGGGCGCCGAATCCAATGGCCAGCTAAATCTCCAGAACTTGCAACGTTAGGTTTTTGTCggattatttgaaatttaaattcttcTTCTTACATTTTAGCTGATTATTGATGAATACAACAAAATTCAATCGACTAATTGAATTATTtcgaattcttttttttatttctcagGTTTCTATCCTTGGAACAAACACGTTGACTTGGGCTCTTGGGAGAGAGGGGAAAAATATGCAAATGATATAATAGACGTAAGTTTTCAGATCAAATTCATAGATAATTCTACATAAATTAATTGTTCCGTTGAAAATAGTTAATGTATAATAAGTTTTTAAAGGtccattatttcaatattcttggAAATGTTTTCACTACAAActtaggttaggttatgtttACTTACCTGTAAAATATATGCTTAGAACCTCAACAACTGGGTTACTGGCTGGGTGGACTGGAATATAGCCTTGGACCTCAAAGGGGGTCCAACTTTCATAAAGAACTACATTGATTCCCCAATCATAGTGAACTCCACTGCAGGAGAATTCTACAAACAACCAATGTACTACGCTATAGGCCACTTTTCCAAGTTTATTCCAGTAGGGTCTGTTAGAATTGAGGCAGTATCGAATTTAAATTTGCCGATGGTGGCTTTTACTAGGCCAGGACCAGACAACAAAATGGTGCTAGTGTTGCTCAACAAGTAAGtactttttaaaaatttttcaactagaacattttcaatttttttttattgaagatacTCAAAAACTCGGTTGTATATTTCAATAACTTGGATAAACTTAGTAAAACACAACTAACTTTCTCCTATTTAAAGGAcggttacaaaaaaataaagaattgggTTAAAATATTTAACGATAGTAAAACGAGTTTTGCTTATTGTTGAAATTACTGTTTTTTATgggaaaaaatactgtgcaagcaaaaCTATGGCTTCATAAGTATTATTCAGACTTTGCGCCATCGACCACAACTTTTAAAAAGAGACCCAAGACTAaatcattttcaagaatttcCTAGTCCTAATTGTAAAAGAGTAATTTAATGTTTTTAAACTAACACGTTTTACAGGAATAAAAATAGTGTATCTGTTAGTGTGAAGGATGGTTCTAAAATCATTAATCTGAATTTGGAGAAGAAATCCATCACTACGGTTATGTACTGACACACaggatattgaaaaagaaaatctgTAAATCTATTccaattgtaaaaaaaaatcaatctgtAATGAAATACTTGAATATTTGAGTTCTTCTGTTTGTATCTCAAAGTGATAGAGTAAAAGACTTCTCATAGGAAAACAATTTATTTAATTGGACAATATACATAAAACAATTAAATTCTAATAAATATGTATTTTAAATTATAAAtaacattataaataaaaaatgagaaTTATTGTTGATTCGTTATAGTGCTTCGGTTAAGAATTGCTCTTGTTTTTTGAGTAAAATCATTCAACCATGGTCTTTGTGGATTTTTTGGAAGATTTTCtttcaattgaatgaaattgaatgtCCTCAAAACTTTTGACGTAAAAGATCTTTGATCTTTTACAACACTTGAAAAAGGTTGTATCATATCAACAAAAACAATCATCAGTcagtaaaaattaatgaataaaatctTGTTCGATTGCACTGGATTCgcataataaaaaatttgataagttcaCAAGTTATTATTGCTATTTTGTATGTGTATATTTATGACTGGAATAAAGTTCTTAAAATTTCCCCTATACCTTGTTCGTTTATTGTAGAACCTGACTCATTTTTAAAAGTGGATACTTTTCAATGAGCAGTGGCAAACAGGAAGTAAATTTTTTTGCAGCTTCAATGTTTCTAAGTGTTCGCTATTGGTTCATTGTAGGGTCAAAAATTATCTTTTCTTAGGCGTGGCCGTTTTTTTTATTCTACTGTATGGTGTGATTTATATCAGGAGGTTGTATTTCATTATCTTATCTCAAGATTGATAAAgctaaaaattatggattttcaaTATCATGAcgattatcatttttttttcatttaaataaataCCTACATTCCTAATATCTACTTAAACCTTGCACAGGACATGAAACAGCAATTCTTGATACTTCATTATATTGCTAATACCCACAGCCCTCTTGGAGtacaaatttaatttattaattcattggTTTATGTACAAGGTGGACCTCGGCTAGCACCTACATTTAAAAAACTCCTATAATGCAACAGGCGTCTTCAGAAAGGTGGGGTAAGTATTGCATAGAGGAGGACTCTGCTTTTAATCTGTGATGTACTCAAAGTCAAGGTTTTCAAACATAGTCTAAACATCCTAGACGACCTTAAATTTGCAAAATGGGGAAGATGCAGCTTAAAAAACTGAATTACATAACATTCTGGCAATTGAATGCGGTAGCTAGCCGTggagcaccctgtataattatttgTATCCAAACACTCCTTAGCCACAGTAAACCATCTCAAGGTCAGGTCTTATGTGAGTAAGGAGAACCAAGTGTACTTGTAGGCCTTGTTACTGTGTCCCACCGCCACCTCAGTTACATTACTGCGTACCCTACAGCGAAATAGTGGAACAACACTTCtgaaaacttctttttctccgattgactgaagtattacttttcctgactaggcagcaaagtaaggACTTTCtcgcctaggcagcaaaatgattattttcataagttgtcaaactataattattatgaactTTTCCATAGCAACCATAATCTTTCTAACAGTTgcgtttttatttttgttttaattaatCAATACATTTGGAAATACAATATCTTAaatgtatcattataaacaatcagAGGAAAAAATTGtgtgttcaactcggcagccaaatagattgactgccttagctgaattcctagccgagctatgaactatcagccgcggaagtcaatctactactttgtgACCTTGACAGAAGCATTCGAACTTGCTGAACCACTATGACAACTTTAGGAACCAGAATGTCAGAAGAAGATTTTCTTGAATACTT
It includes:
- the LOC123682162 gene encoding putative glucosylceramidase 4, with product MWVLLIICEFFLVAFAKADTSCLLRDYGDNKRVCVCNSEHCDYYFVDITPDKVDVVTSTQDGARYRKTVQEFETSASSSNLIIINRNNTYQSINGFGGALTDSAGINIMSLPPRAADHLMRSYFTGMGSMYSICRVPMGGTDFSTHGYSYNDGSEDKDLANFKLAEEDFKYKIPLMRIARNLSMYQTQLKFFTSTWVAPKWMKDNGRYEGGSLKNEHYQTWAKYFLKFLEEYKKQGFDFWGITTGNEPLLSKLTAVTKIPSVGWNSSTASVWIKDHLAPTLRSSKFSDIKLMAIDDQRVFFSDYLTNLMQNETTRNYVDGFAVHWYLNSFISPEVLTGAHQRFPDKFLLSTEASSGFYPWNKHVDLGSWERGEKYANDIIDNLNNWVTGWVDWNIALDLKGGPTFIKNYIDSPIIVNSTAGEFYKQPMYYAIGHFSKFIPVGSVRIEAVSNLNLPMVAFTRPGPDNKMVLVLLNKNKNSVSVSVKDGSKIINLNLEKKSITTVMY